In one Pseudomonas sp. 31-12 genomic region, the following are encoded:
- the gbcA gene encoding glycine-betaine demethylase subunit GbcA, with protein sequence MDVTAKISLGDPLEPARKATAQMLQERERTFSLPQPFYSDERLFDIDMQEIFQKEWLIAGMACEIPTKGNYLTLQVGKNPIIVIRGAEGVIHAFHNVCRHRGSRLCTSEKGKVAKLVCHYHQWTYELDGRLLFAGTEMGADFDMKQYGLKPVNVKTAGGYIFISLSENPPAIDDFLSTLNHYMEPYDMENTKVAITTTLMEKANWKLVLENNRECYHCNASHPELLKTLLEWDDVTDPRADQAFKDHVAASAAAWEAEKIPYAHASFGLRNRIVRMPLLKGTVSMTLDGKQGCAKLMGRIKNPDLGSMRILHLPHSWNHCMGDHIIVFTVWPISAQETMVTTKWIVHKDAVEGVDYDVDRMRQVWDATNDQDRRLAEENQRGINSTAYQPGPYSKTYEFGVVNFVDWYSERLLNNLGAEPAPYLKGVPVQG encoded by the coding sequence ATGGACGTCACCGCAAAAATCAGCCTGGGCGATCCGCTGGAACCCGCACGCAAGGCCACCGCACAGATGCTGCAAGAGCGCGAGCGCACTTTCTCGCTGCCGCAGCCGTTTTACTCTGACGAGCGGCTGTTTGATATCGATATGCAGGAGATCTTCCAGAAAGAGTGGTTGATCGCCGGCATGGCCTGCGAAATCCCGACCAAGGGCAACTACCTGACCCTGCAAGTCGGCAAGAACCCGATCATCGTGATTCGCGGCGCCGAAGGCGTGATCCATGCGTTCCACAACGTCTGCCGTCACCGCGGTTCGCGGCTGTGCACCAGTGAAAAAGGCAAGGTCGCCAAGCTGGTCTGCCATTACCACCAGTGGACGTATGAACTGGACGGTCGCCTGTTGTTCGCCGGCACCGAGATGGGCGCCGACTTCGACATGAAGCAGTACGGCCTCAAGCCGGTGAACGTGAAGACGGCCGGCGGCTACATCTTCATCAGCCTGTCGGAAAATCCGCCAGCCATTGATGACTTCCTGTCGACGCTGAACCATTACATGGAACCGTACGACATGGAGAACACCAAGGTGGCGATTACCACCACCTTGATGGAAAAGGCTAACTGGAAACTGGTGCTGGAAAACAACCGCGAGTGCTACCACTGCAACGCGTCGCACCCGGAGCTGCTGAAAACCCTGCTGGAATGGGATGACGTTACCGACCCGCGTGCCGACCAGGCCTTCAAGGACCACGTCGCCGCCTCCGCCGCTGCCTGGGAAGCCGAGAAGATTCCTTACGCCCACGCCAGCTTCGGCCTGCGTAACCGCATCGTGCGCATGCCGCTGCTCAAGGGCACCGTGTCGATGACCCTGGACGGCAAACAGGGCTGCGCCAAACTCATGGGCCGCATCAAGAACCCGGACCTGGGCTCGATGCGCATCCTGCACCTGCCGCACTCGTGGAACCACTGCATGGGCGACCACATCATCGTGTTCACGGTGTGGCCGATCAGCGCTCAGGAAACCATGGTCACCACCAAGTGGATCGTGCACAAGGATGCGGTTGAAGGTGTGGACTACGACGTGGATCGCATGCGTCAGGTCTGGGATGCGACCAACGACCAGGACCGTCGTCTGGCTGAAGAGAACCAGCGCGGGATCAACTCCACGGCGTACCAGCCAGGGCCTTACTCCAAGACCTATGAGTTTGGCGTGGTGAACTTTGTGGACTGGTACAGCGAGCGTCTGCTGAACAACCTCGGGGCCGAGCCTGCGCCTTACCTCAAAGGCGTTCCGGTTCAAGGCTGA
- a CDS encoding NAD(P)-dependent oxidoreductase, whose amino-acid sequence MSLQGKTLFITGASRGIGREIALRAAQDGANIVIAAKSAEPHPKLPGTIFSVAQEVEAAGGKALALQVDVRDEVAVRDALAQANEHFGAIDALINNAGAIKLTGVQHIELKRFDLMHQINTRAVLLCSQAALPYLKKSSGHILNLSPPLNLASKWFAQYSPYTVTKYGMSMLTVGMSEEFASYGISVNSLWPQTMIATAAIEFQLGSRESFKHARTPAIMADAAHVILDSSGRSITGRLLIDEEILGENGVTDFERYRFAPDTTEPLMPDLFVG is encoded by the coding sequence ATGTCATTACAAGGCAAGACCCTGTTCATCACCGGCGCCAGCCGTGGCATTGGTCGCGAGATCGCACTGCGGGCCGCGCAGGACGGGGCCAATATTGTGATTGCCGCCAAAAGCGCCGAGCCCCACCCCAAATTGCCGGGGACGATTTTCAGCGTGGCGCAGGAAGTTGAAGCGGCGGGCGGCAAGGCGTTGGCTTTGCAGGTGGACGTGCGCGATGAGGTCGCGGTGCGTGACGCACTGGCCCAGGCCAACGAGCATTTCGGCGCTATCGATGCACTGATCAACAACGCCGGCGCGATCAAGTTGACTGGCGTCCAACACATCGAGCTCAAACGCTTCGACCTGATGCACCAGATCAACACCCGCGCCGTTCTCCTGTGCAGCCAGGCTGCTTTGCCCTATCTGAAAAAATCCAGCGGCCACATCCTCAACCTGTCGCCGCCGCTGAATCTGGCGAGCAAATGGTTCGCCCAGTACAGCCCCTACACCGTGACCAAATACGGCATGAGCATGCTGACGGTGGGCATGAGCGAGGAATTTGCCAGTTACGGCATCAGCGTCAACTCGCTGTGGCCGCAGACCATGATCGCCACGGCGGCGATCGAGTTTCAGCTGGGTTCACGGGAGTCGTTCAAACATGCGCGCACGCCCGCGATCATGGCGGATGCAGCCCATGTCATTCTGGACAGCAGCGGTCGCAGCATCACCGGGCGGTTGCTGATTGATGAGGAAATTCTGGGTGAGAACGGGGTGACGGATTTTGAAAGGTATCGGTTTGCGCCTGACACCACCGAGCCGCTGATGCCGGACCTGTTTGTTGGTTGA
- the gbcB gene encoding glycine-betaine demethylase subunit GbcB produces MSNSFLNPVTTQTWANGRHIVRCVKVIQETWDVRTFCFMADQPILFFFKPGQFVTLELEIEGVPIMRSYTISSSPSVPYSFSVTIKRVPGGKVSNWLHDTLHEGQELAVHGPVGLFNAMDFTAPKVLYLSGGVGITPVMSMARWFYDTNGNVDMVFIHSARSPKDIIYHRELEHMASRIDNFSLHLICEKHGLGEPWAGYRGYLNHKMLELMSPDFMEREVFCCGPTPYMNAVKRMLEAVGFDMSRYHEESFGATPPEARADAVEQAEIAADAPEVDLADLHQVEFISSGKSIRVAPGETVHAAAAKLGLLIPKACGMGICGTCKVLKLGGEVEMDHNGGITEEDEAEGYILSCCSVPKGDVRIEF; encoded by the coding sequence ATGTCCAACAGCTTCCTGAATCCGGTAACCACCCAGACCTGGGCCAACGGTCGACACATCGTCCGTTGCGTCAAAGTCATCCAGGAAACCTGGGATGTGCGCACCTTCTGCTTTATGGCTGACCAGCCGATCCTGTTCTTCTTCAAGCCGGGGCAATTCGTCACCCTGGAGCTGGAAATCGAAGGCGTGCCGATCATGCGCTCCTACACCATTTCCAGCTCGCCGTCGGTGCCGTACAGCTTTTCGGTGACGATCAAGCGCGTGCCGGGCGGCAAGGTCTCGAACTGGCTGCACGACACCTTGCACGAAGGCCAGGAGCTGGCGGTGCACGGGCCGGTCGGGCTGTTCAACGCCATGGACTTCACTGCGCCGAAGGTTTTGTACCTCAGCGGCGGCGTCGGCATCACGCCGGTCATGTCCATGGCGCGCTGGTTCTACGACACCAACGGCAACGTCGACATGGTGTTTATCCACAGCGCCCGTTCGCCCAAAGACATCATTTACCACCGCGAACTGGAACACATGGCGTCGCGGATCGATAACTTCAGCCTGCACCTGATCTGCGAGAAGCATGGTCTGGGCGAACCGTGGGCCGGTTATCGTGGTTACCTGAACCACAAGATGCTCGAACTGATGTCCCCGGACTTCATGGAGCGCGAAGTGTTCTGCTGCGGCCCGACGCCGTACATGAACGCGGTCAAGCGCATGCTCGAAGCAGTCGGCTTCGACATGTCGCGTTATCACGAGGAATCGTTCGGTGCCACGCCGCCGGAAGCCCGTGCGGATGCGGTGGAACAGGCCGAAATTGCTGCGGACGCGCCGGAAGTCGATCTGGCGGACCTGCATCAAGTCGAATTTATCTCGTCCGGCAAGAGCATTCGCGTGGCCCCGGGTGAAACCGTGCATGCGGCGGCGGCCAAGCTCGGCCTGCTGATCCCGAAGGCCTGCGGGATGGGCATCTGCGGAACGTGCAAGGTGCTGAAGCTGGGGGGCGAGGTCGAAATGGACCACAACGGCGGGATTACCGAGGAAGACGAAGCCGAGGGCTACATCCTGTCGTGCTGCAGCGTGCCGAAGGGTGATGTGCGCATCGAGTTTTGA